The proteins below come from a single Spirochaetia bacterium 38H-sp genomic window:
- the ruvC gene encoding crossover junction endodeoxyribonuclease RuvC translates to MIVLGIDPGLATTGFGLIKTTSISHTYIAHGQIKTDVEMPHNVRLLKIYNDIENIINKFSPNVISIEDLFFNRNTTSAISVAQAMGVVFLLSAQHNIPAYAYSPRVVKQTIVGNGTASKQDVQRFVSLLLGVPTESMSDHETDALAIAICHAHQRGGYDI, encoded by the coding sequence ATGATAGTATTGGGAATTGATCCCGGACTTGCTACTACTGGATTTGGACTGATAAAAACTACTTCTATATCTCATACTTATATTGCACACGGTCAGATAAAAACAGATGTTGAGATGCCGCACAATGTGCGGCTTTTAAAAATTTATAATGATATAGAAAATATTATAAATAAATTCTCGCCCAATGTTATTTCAATTGAGGATTTATTTTTTAATAGAAACACAACCAGTGCTATTTCTGTAGCTCAAGCAATGGGAGTTGTTTTTTTACTGAGTGCACAACATAATATTCCTGCCTATGCATATTCTCCAAGGGTTGTCAAACAAACTATTGTTGGCAATGGAACTGCTTCCAAACAGGATGTGCAACGTTTTGTTTCTTTGCTCTTGGGTGTGCCGACAGAGAGTATGTCTGATCATGAGACAGATGCATTGGCCATTGCAATTTGCCATGCACATCAGAGGGGTGGATATGATATATAG
- a CDS encoding YebC/PmpR family DNA-binding transcriptional regulator, with translation MSGHSKWATIKHKKSAMDAKRGKIFTKLIKEISIAARMGGGDPESNPRLRTAILKARAANMPKDNIERAIKKGTGEAGGADYVEIVYEAYGPGGVAIIIEALTDNKNRTASEVRHILSKHGCSLGETGCVSYMFKKKGLLTFDASKFSEDDILEVALDAGAEDVSVEDGIIEVYTDPSSFEAVQTALSDKGYVPETAEISLIPDMEVSLDKDTAAKVLKLVEALEDNDDVQSVSTNLDLPDELVE, from the coding sequence ATGTCTGGTCATAGTAAATGGGCTACAATAAAGCATAAAAAAAGTGCAATGGATGCCAAGCGTGGTAAAATATTTACTAAGCTTATTAAAGAAATTTCCATTGCCGCACGTATGGGTGGTGGGGATCCAGAATCCAACCCGAGGCTCAGAACAGCTATATTAAAGGCTCGTGCTGCAAATATGCCCAAGGATAATATAGAGCGTGCTATAAAAAAGGGAACGGGTGAGGCAGGGGGAGCTGATTATGTGGAGATTGTATACGAAGCATATGGTCCGGGAGGAGTAGCTATAATCATTGAGGCATTAACAGATAACAAAAATAGAACTGCTTCTGAGGTTCGTCATATATTAAGCAAACATGGTTGTTCTCTGGGGGAAACAGGTTGTGTTTCTTATATGTTTAAGAAAAAAGGGCTTCTTACTTTTGATGCTTCCAAGTTTTCTGAGGATGATATCCTTGAGGTTGCACTTGATGCAGGGGCAGAGGATGTAAGTGTAGAGGATGGGATTATAGAAGTTTATACTGATCCATCTTCTTTTGAGGCTGTTCAGACAGCACTTTCGGATAAAGGATATGTCCCGGAAACTGCAGAGATAAGTCTGATTCCAGATATGGAGGTTAGCTTGGATAAAGATACAGCAGCTAAAGTGCTTAAGCTTGTTGAGGCATTAGAAGATAATGATGATGTGCAGTCTGTTTCCACCAATCTTGATTTGCCGGATGAATTGGTTGAATGA
- the hemW gene encoding radical SAM family heme chaperone HemW: MIRDVLSCTDYRTLSLYIHIPFCLKKCFYCDFFSLTDVSAMELYIDTLIEEMSLLKSINTSWESVYIGGGTPNLLPEYLLKKLLSSVADVAGDSREQTIECNPEFINRKQIKLFSDYGINRLSVGVQSLDDGFLELIGRTTKRKSVEAAFSVIERYWENNISVDILANRPISHIYGVINDMDFFIKMGVPHISVYGLTVEKDTPLYSMVIDENIIFDEEYASQEWFDISSYLVDKGYNHYEISNFCIPGNESIHNMRYWQMEPYLGLGASAVSTLKDKEGRIIRVSGKRSVSDYCAENNSFYNIDIIDNRDFLFEFFMMGLRTAHGIDIERFKSIWGYSPDFFIKNMIDQAVKQKKIITDSGKLFLSFDARAVLNKILLDILSCIDSFDVIPIPRWP, translated from the coding sequence ATGATAAGAGATGTCTTGTCCTGTACTGATTACAGAACTTTATCTTTATATATTCATATTCCATTTTGTCTAAAGAAATGTTTTTATTGTGATTTTTTCAGTTTGACAGATGTCTCCGCTATGGAGCTTTATATCGATACTCTTATAGAGGAGATGTCTTTGCTAAAGTCAATTAATACTTCCTGGGAAAGTGTTTATATAGGTGGTGGTACTCCCAATCTACTTCCAGAATATTTGCTAAAAAAACTTCTTAGCAGTGTAGCTGATGTAGCAGGAGATTCAAGAGAACAGACTATAGAATGTAATCCTGAATTTATAAATCGCAAACAAATAAAACTGTTTTCTGATTACGGGATAAATCGTCTTAGTGTTGGAGTACAGTCTCTTGATGATGGTTTTCTAGAACTTATAGGCAGAACAACAAAAAGGAAGTCAGTGGAAGCTGCTTTTTCTGTTATAGAAAGATATTGGGAAAATAATATTAGTGTAGATATTCTTGCTAATAGACCCATTTCGCATATTTACGGGGTTATTAATGATATGGATTTTTTTATAAAGATGGGAGTTCCCCATATATCTGTATATGGTCTTACCGTTGAGAAAGATACTCCTCTTTATTCTATGGTCATAGATGAAAATATTATTTTTGATGAAGAATATGCTTCCCAAGAATGGTTTGATATATCTTCTTATCTTGTTGATAAGGGTTATAACCATTATGAAATATCCAATTTTTGTATTCCTGGAAATGAGAGTATACATAATATGAGATACTGGCAAATGGAACCTTATCTTGGATTGGGTGCTTCTGCTGTATCTACCCTTAAAGATAAAGAAGGAAGAATAATAAGGGTTTCTGGAAAGCGTTCTGTTTCCGATTATTGTGCTGAAAATAACTCATTTTATAATATAGATATTATTGACAATCGTGATTTCCTTTTTGAATTTTTCATGATGGGATTAAGGACTGCGCATGGTATTGATATAGAACGGTTTAAGTCTATATGGGGTTATTCTCCTGATTTTTTTATAAAAAATATGATAGATCAAGCAGTAAAACAAAAAAAAATAATTACAGATTCTGGCAAGCTTTTTCTGTCTTTTGATGCTAGGGCTGTATTAAATAAAATTTTGCTTGATATTTTAAGTTGTATAGATAGTTTTGATGTTATCCCCATCCCAAGATGGCCTTAA
- the lepB gene encoding signal peptidase I, translated as MKSSTYFVSMEERKRQRVVLRIKRFLLALIIFNIITMLFIRTYKISSSIMEPSIEQDSILLVSPVVYGPRFFGINLFPVSSPKRGDVIVFLSPFWNKMNPVLDFFNSIIDYVSAGNLHMGESWEGKYQVRRIIGIPGDLIYIKDNIAYIKPRDNTDFIREDLLINYKFKLSDNDKKLYFDDFFSYLNNSIKLQKGQYFVLSDNRNMVMDSRVYGPISFDSIRGKIIWNFKM; from the coding sequence ATGAAAAGCTCAACCTATTTTGTCTCAATGGAAGAAAGGAAGAGACAGCGGGTTGTTCTTCGTATAAAGCGTTTTTTATTAGCTTTAATAATATTTAATATTATAACAATGCTCTTTATTAGGACATATAAAATTTCATCAAGTATTATGGAGCCTTCTATAGAGCAAGACTCTATTTTGCTTGTGAGTCCAGTTGTTTACGGCCCCAGATTTTTTGGTATAAATCTTTTTCCTGTCTCAAGTCCTAAGAGAGGTGATGTGATTGTATTCTTATCTCCTTTTTGGAATAAAATGAATCCTGTTTTAGATTTTTTTAATAGTATAATAGATTATGTTTCTGCAGGTAATCTACATATGGGAGAATCATGGGAAGGTAAGTACCAGGTGAGACGTATAATAGGTATTCCTGGTGACTTGATATATATAAAAGACAATATTGCTTATATAAAACCCAGAGACAACACTGATTTTATCAGAGAAGATTTGCTAATTAATTATAAGTTTAAATTGTCGGATAATGATAAGAAACTTTATTTTGATGATTTCTTTTCTTATTTAAACAATTCAATAAAATTACAAAAAGGCCAGTATTTTGTTCTTTCCGATAATAGAAATATGGTTATGGATTCCAGAGTCTATGGTCCTATTTCTTTTGACAGCATTAGAGGTAAGATTATCTGGAATTTCAAGATGTAA
- the lepB gene encoding signal peptidase I, with protein MSFFYNTVEITERFLTWRERRKYKIKLKAKNKWKKRNTLVKKILGIIREIVEVVLIVLVINQYILQAYTIPSTSMVDTLLVRDRLIVDKFTLGPELLPTVGKLPALREIKRGEIIVFENPSYVSPGVLFEIVYRFLYMITLGQLDINRNPDGSPKAVLLVKRAVGVPGDILHFVNGDLYFFIPWEGVDIAEKELLKDNPFFRGNPSRRIFDKDYYELLHKSIRYVFLNRAGIYSSVEDRLAVVKLQNIMENLYEKKLPHEDSYTSSLLGYYMNIALYPSEKQYLSYYMDVTGGIYVPPNKILPLGDNRDNSHDGRFFGPVDNKNILGVVIFRFWPPARVGSVE; from the coding sequence ATGAGTTTTTTTTATAATACAGTGGAAATTACAGAAAGGTTTCTTACATGGAGAGAACGCAGAAAATATAAGATAAAACTCAAGGCAAAAAATAAATGGAAAAAAAGAAATACTCTTGTAAAAAAGATACTTGGTATAATAAGAGAGATTGTAGAAGTTGTTCTTATTGTCCTTGTAATAAATCAATATATATTGCAAGCCTATACTATACCATCTACTTCTATGGTTGATACTTTACTTGTTAGGGATAGATTGATTGTTGATAAGTTTACTCTGGGTCCAGAGTTGTTGCCTACAGTTGGTAAATTGCCAGCATTAAGAGAAATAAAAAGGGGAGAGATAATAGTATTTGAGAATCCATCTTATGTTAGTCCCGGAGTTCTTTTTGAAATTGTCTATAGATTTTTGTATATGATTACTTTGGGGCAATTGGATATCAATAGAAATCCTGATGGCAGCCCTAAGGCTGTTCTTCTTGTAAAACGTGCTGTTGGTGTTCCTGGCGATATACTTCATTTTGTTAATGGTGATCTGTATTTTTTTATTCCATGGGAAGGTGTTGATATTGCAGAAAAAGAGCTTCTAAAAGATAATCCTTTTTTCCGTGGTAATCCGAGCAGAAGGATTTTTGACAAAGATTATTATGAGCTTTTGCATAAGAGTATCAGATATGTTTTTTTAAACAGAGCGGGAATCTATTCTTCTGTAGAAGATAGGTTGGCTGTTGTTAAACTACAAAATATAATGGAGAATCTTTATGAGAAAAAGCTTCCTCATGAAGATTCTTATACTTCTTCCTTATTGGGATATTATATGAATATTGCTTTATATCCTTCTGAGAAGCAGTATTTGTCTTATTATATGGATGTTACTGGGGGCATATATGTCCCCCCCAACAAGATTTTGCCACTAGGGGATAACAGAGATAATTCTCATGATGGCAGGTTTTTCGGTCCTGTAGATAATAAAAATATACTTGGGGTTGTTATTTTTCGTTTTTGGCCACCTGCCAGGGTAGGGAGTGTAGAATAA
- a CDS encoding SUMF1/EgtB/PvdO family nonheme iron enzyme → MKRYNFFKAKKENNKIKDINEINIKLKPILFVPPVIYVPIIWLILLIGAFYAIFFLPANLKPGKYIEIDSMPAPVSVYVNNKYAGKTPLSIFVKDGKNSLKLVKNGWEEAVSELEIKSRRFATLIFPDKTKLTIKMKPSKISSLANYSLAEYAKWSIAENSSYYTKDIPPIMSWLAKDILLTSRIKKTDFTEIFLNTVKQALAFSQKENSIKDITSATLIANGTSPLSTLKVIKNFIQYSNDNKGIYTALADMLSELKIEKYNSSVFYKSLKKELEKENIVNIITEKANSPNNIKVQNYNFIHVPAGYLTPVSETEDILSTTQIYINDFYILDREVSTGLYRQFVKENQEWKPDNLSKLLEKNLSDFSYRYNDSLTTDAEPVSFVPLAAALDFCKWLETKLPEQIKNKYTVSLPTEYQWQWAALLNNQQKKVYNHIAGAPLPASKERAGKLGIMDMEGNVWEWTLSPYTYHIQLGYDIDVKTGIYTVKGGSYLDSQDKVNPYIRGIQLETQTSPTVGFRVVLIRRGNE, encoded by the coding sequence ATGAAAAGATATAATTTTTTTAAAGCAAAAAAAGAAAATAACAAAATAAAAGATATAAACGAAATCAATATAAAATTAAAGCCTATATTATTTGTACCTCCTGTTATATATGTTCCTATAATATGGCTAATCCTACTCATAGGGGCTTTTTATGCCATATTTTTCCTGCCAGCCAATCTTAAACCTGGTAAATACATAGAAATAGACAGCATGCCAGCTCCGGTATCTGTCTATGTAAATAATAAATACGCGGGCAAAACACCTCTTTCAATTTTTGTTAAAGACGGTAAAAACTCCCTGAAACTTGTAAAAAACGGATGGGAGGAAGCTGTATCTGAGCTGGAAATAAAATCAAGACGATTTGCCACTCTTATCTTCCCTGACAAAACAAAACTCACTATAAAAATGAAACCATCAAAAATCTCCAGTCTTGCAAATTACAGCCTTGCAGAATATGCAAAGTGGTCAATAGCAGAAAATTCTTCCTATTATACCAAAGATATACCACCTATTATGTCATGGCTTGCAAAAGACATATTACTGACAAGCAGAATCAAAAAAACAGATTTTACAGAAATATTTTTAAACACAGTTAAGCAAGCATTAGCTTTTTCCCAGAAAGAAAACTCCATCAAAGATATTACAAGTGCAACATTGATAGCCAATGGGACATCCCCTCTCTCTACACTAAAAGTCATAAAAAACTTTATACAATATTCAAACGATAATAAGGGGATATATACGGCACTTGCAGACATGCTTTCCGAGCTAAAAATAGAAAAATACAACTCAAGTGTTTTTTATAAATCCCTAAAAAAAGAATTGGAAAAAGAAAACATCGTTAATATCATAACAGAAAAAGCAAACAGTCCCAACAATATAAAAGTCCAAAACTATAATTTTATTCATGTTCCTGCAGGCTACCTTACTCCAGTATCGGAAACAGAAGACATACTAAGTACAACTCAAATATATATAAATGATTTTTACATACTTGATAGAGAAGTCTCTACAGGCCTTTACAGACAATTTGTAAAAGAAAACCAGGAATGGAAACCAGATAATCTGAGCAAACTCTTAGAAAAAAACCTTAGTGACTTTTCGTACAGGTATAACGACAGTCTTACAACCGATGCAGAACCAGTAAGTTTTGTACCTTTGGCTGCTGCACTTGATTTTTGCAAATGGCTAGAAACAAAGCTCCCAGAGCAAATAAAAAATAAATATACAGTAAGTCTTCCTACAGAATACCAGTGGCAATGGGCAGCACTCCTTAACAATCAACAAAAGAAAGTCTACAACCACATAGCAGGGGCTCCTTTGCCGGCAAGCAAAGAAAGAGCAGGAAAACTTGGAATAATGGATATGGAAGGCAATGTTTGGGAGTGGACACTAAGTCCGTACACATATCACATACAGCTCGGATACGATATAGACGTAAAAACAGGAATCTACACAGTAAAAGGCGGCTCGTATTTGGATTCTCAGGATAAGGTAAATCCTTATATAAGAGGTATACAACTAGAAACACAGACAAGTCCCACAGTAGGCTTTAGAGTAGTACTAATAAGGAGAGGCAATGAGTAA
- the smpB gene encoding SsrA-binding protein SmpB: MSKDYYKKLGENKKARFNYHIEDSLECGMELKGSEVKSLKSGKFSFGDAYVRITNNQLWLIGLHITPYSFGTIENHEPTRKRKLLAHSREINQLRRKTEERGYTLVPLSIYIKNGLIKIQIGLAKGKKRHDKRAVIKDRDIKRDLARELKK; the protein is encoded by the coding sequence ATGAGTAAGGATTACTATAAAAAGCTGGGAGAAAACAAAAAAGCAAGATTTAACTATCATATAGAAGACTCCCTGGAATGCGGCATGGAGCTTAAGGGTTCTGAAGTAAAATCCCTCAAATCAGGCAAGTTTTCATTCGGTGATGCTTATGTGAGAATAACTAACAATCAGTTATGGCTGATTGGTCTTCACATTACTCCATACAGTTTTGGCACTATTGAGAACCATGAGCCTACAAGAAAGAGAAAACTTCTTGCTCATTCAAGAGAAATAAATCAGCTAAGAAGAAAAACAGAAGAAAGAGGATACACTCTTGTACCTCTTAGCATATACATAAAAAACGGGCTCATAAAAATCCAAATAGGACTAGCAAAGGGAAAGAAACGGCATGACAAAAGAGCTGTGATAAAAGACAGGGATATAAAAAGAGACCTTGCTAGAGAGCTTAAAAAATAA
- a CDS encoding tetratricopeptide repeat protein has protein sequence MEDNNTIFREIDILLAQGRYQDAIPLLLNILYEEPDNKDALHRIGVAYTESGDQDAALKTLKYILTMEQNDADIWEAYGCACYRKSNLKEAKIAFEKAIEIFPQHASALRNLGVTLNMLRKFKESYEILHKSLEINDNDYLTLFALSNVCINLDYLEEARKTLNRLLNMDIPEDIRKQAEITLQNVDIHRKHF, from the coding sequence ATGGAAGACAATAACACTATTTTCAGAGAAATAGATATTCTATTGGCACAAGGAAGATATCAGGATGCAATACCGTTGCTACTCAATATTCTATACGAAGAACCAGACAACAAAGATGCTCTACACAGAATAGGTGTTGCATATACAGAATCTGGCGACCAGGACGCAGCTCTCAAAACTTTAAAATATATCCTTACCATGGAACAAAATGATGCTGATATTTGGGAAGCATATGGTTGTGCATGCTATAGAAAATCCAATCTTAAAGAAGCAAAAATTGCCTTTGAAAAAGCCATAGAAATATTCCCCCAGCATGCATCTGCCCTTAGAAACCTGGGAGTAACACTCAATATGCTACGAAAATTCAAAGAGAGCTATGAAATTCTCCACAAATCCTTGGAAATCAACGACAATGATTATCTGACTCTTTTTGCCCTGAGTAACGTATGTATAAATCTTGATTATCTGGAAGAAGCAAGAAAAACGCTCAACAGACTGCTCAATATGGACATTCCTGAGGACATAAGGAAACAAGCTGAGATAACTCTGCAAAACGTGGATATACATAGAAAACACTTCTAA
- a CDS encoding P83/100 family protein — protein sequence MRRICLALFIVLLSLFMVYGLEVSRSELSIYQDAEITFINYQGPYDKIDTIEQIKGIGRVLASSPDYSASFTRSYGNKYRVIHAVNSTEPATLKADIIELLPGAGVDHILNLRRIIAGYLEDAYSYSPEDAKTLAFFITVYNAVLRGNITYFEQMYTQEVNSYLREDKVGLATHYKDWPGKSQIVIPLSDNFSDRDITAVDTQGLTDREVVQELKKQEDKAISERKDLVDIKEKQIEKEKQTIEEQKQELTQQKKSLETQKQEIAQQEKELAQKEEEAQKKLETAPPGSQEEKQAKEELKTVEEQKQQLDTKKQDLAKKEQETVQKKEELAQKEQQVAEKEKQVKQERQEIAQDQQKVMETQAGGSPAQIPLVKVIDTSGPIKSQFVLLDTTTYEPVAGVAVNIVGRSPADYNKQYLVLSPVDSTYATMYLLDKKTLDIKKQSAEKISIYSVLEIHDGQIYAVFEKDSAWHIGAFDQNLVLTAYTRERVAPYTGITFTPEYLYAQKEDGSIVEVSLSSLSK from the coding sequence GTGAGAAGGATATGCTTGGCGCTTTTTATAGTTTTACTTAGTCTTTTCATGGTCTATGGTCTTGAGGTATCGAGAAGCGAGCTTAGTATATATCAGGATGCAGAAATAACTTTTATCAATTATCAGGGGCCCTATGACAAAATAGATACAATAGAGCAGATAAAGGGCATAGGAAGAGTGCTTGCATCCTCTCCCGACTATTCTGCTAGTTTTACGCGTTCTTATGGAAATAAATACAGGGTTATTCATGCTGTCAATTCTACGGAGCCCGCAACTCTTAAGGCGGATATCATAGAGCTACTTCCAGGAGCAGGTGTGGATCATATACTCAACCTCAGGAGAATTATCGCAGGATATCTTGAGGATGCATATTCTTACAGTCCTGAGGACGCAAAGACCCTCGCTTTTTTTATCACAGTGTATAACGCTGTGCTGCGTGGAAATATAACCTACTTTGAACAAATGTATACACAAGAAGTAAATTCTTATCTGAGAGAGGATAAAGTAGGGCTTGCCACTCATTACAAGGATTGGCCCGGAAAGAGCCAGATAGTAATTCCTTTGTCGGATAATTTTTCTGACAGAGATATAACTGCAGTTGATACGCAGGGGCTTACTGATAGAGAAGTTGTCCAGGAGCTTAAAAAGCAAGAAGACAAGGCTATAAGCGAGAGAAAAGATCTTGTAGATATAAAAGAAAAACAGATTGAGAAGGAAAAGCAGACTATAGAAGAGCAAAAACAGGAGCTTACTCAGCAAAAGAAGAGCCTGGAAACGCAAAAACAGGAAATAGCTCAACAGGAAAAAGAGCTTGCGCAGAAAGAAGAAGAAGCTCAGAAAAAACTTGAAACAGCTCCGCCTGGTAGCCAGGAAGAAAAGCAGGCAAAAGAGGAGCTTAAAACTGTAGAGGAGCAGAAGCAGCAACTTGATACGAAGAAGCAGGATTTGGCAAAAAAAGAGCAAGAAACAGTACAGAAGAAAGAAGAGCTGGCACAAAAAGAACAGCAAGTTGCGGAGAAAGAAAAGCAGGTCAAGCAGGAACGTCAGGAGATTGCTCAAGATCAGCAAAAAGTAATGGAGACTCAGGCTGGAGGTAGCCCGGCACAGATCCCCCTTGTAAAGGTTATTGATACTTCTGGGCCAATAAAAAGCCAGTTTGTACTGCTTGATACCACTACATACGAGCCTGTGGCTGGTGTTGCGGTCAACATAGTGGGGAGGAGTCCTGCTGACTATAACAAGCAGTATCTTGTTCTCTCTCCTGTGGATTCCACATATGCTACGATGTACCTTCTGGATAAGAAAACTCTAGACATCAAGAAACAGTCTGCCGAGAAAATAAGCATTTACTCTGTTTTAGAGATTCATGACGGGCAGATATATGCTGTTTTTGAGAAGGACTCTGCTTGGCACATAGGCGCCTTTGACCAGAATCTTGTACTCACGGCATATACACGCGAACGCGTTGCACCCTACACCGGGATAACCTTTACTCCCGAGTATCTCTATGCACAAAAAGAAGACGGAAGCATAGTAGAGGTTTCTCTATCATCTCTTTCAAAATAA
- a CDS encoding PQQ-binding-like beta-propeller repeat protein, which yields MKKVLACFIVFFICFAVFSDEESAGWWYVSTANTVLSPLFSPSGRIISVNRDGSYVFLADSGVKLRAGWLDIRPYGFAALSSYGPVFLSDKDGTLYAFSGDLSLLWKYRLGMASYPALSRYGDVFAVTKDNNLVRLNPSGRSLWHINFSGRSVPYVISAYGLVFVLQDNVLYAVTYGGHIMWQRQFPDDVRSIAPYGNRELVLYTGKTLISLDTDNNIKWSFPLVGLYDAVLLSNSSNIVLIAGSGDVFFFSYTGLLEKSFRTPFVVKSSLSYLSSDSTLILVSEKNRVFAVSFDGAVKDISPGKSQPYRGTPLSVSAHPVTGQVILSTTDWIVYGLDFFVISESSWTSPRGFNNTGYYDMSSANYKWWEKTDEFLYLKSLVDSSDVDENMRAARIIEKQIEKGNLAGKLDFYIYCIDLLVKKGIEDADMSRRYSQVRAKAYELAGLVGDSSMLYLLVSGLKYEALPYTLEGVLKGIAYYGFDPNGVISTHMSRMLKRLPNDTIFAISEEFITALSVILKYNRGNTAEKQAAEMVAYILHGPFPAGIRKKAIELLQ from the coding sequence ATGAAAAAAGTGCTTGCATGTTTTATCGTATTTTTTATTTGCTTTGCTGTTTTCTCCGATGAGGAGTCTGCAGGATGGTGGTATGTTTCTACTGCCAATACGGTTCTTTCTCCTCTTTTTTCTCCTTCTGGTAGAATTATCTCCGTAAACAGGGATGGCAGCTATGTTTTTCTTGCTGATAGTGGCGTAAAATTGCGTGCAGGATGGTTGGATATACGGCCATATGGATTTGCTGCTTTATCCTCTTATGGCCCTGTCTTCCTTTCTGATAAGGATGGTACTCTTTATGCCTTTTCTGGTGATTTGTCTTTGCTGTGGAAATACAGACTTGGTATGGCCTCTTATCCGGCTTTATCAAGATATGGGGATGTGTTTGCCGTAACAAAAGACAATAATCTCGTACGGCTCAATCCTTCTGGCAGATCTTTGTGGCATATCAATTTTTCTGGCAGGTCAGTGCCGTATGTTATATCTGCTTACGGACTTGTGTTTGTTTTGCAAGATAATGTGCTGTATGCCGTAACTTATGGTGGTCATATAATGTGGCAGAGGCAGTTTCCAGATGATGTGCGTTCTATAGCTCCTTACGGTAACAGGGAACTAGTGCTATATACAGGCAAGACTCTTATTTCTCTGGATACGGATAACAATATAAAGTGGAGCTTCCCGCTTGTTGGTCTTTACGATGCTGTTCTTCTCTCTAACAGTAGTAATATTGTTCTTATTGCAGGAAGTGGCGATGTTTTCTTTTTTTCTTACACTGGGCTTCTTGAGAAATCCTTTAGGACTCCTTTTGTCGTAAAGTCCTCTCTGAGCTATCTTTCTTCTGATAGTACATTGATTCTTGTGTCGGAAAAAAACAGGGTTTTTGCTGTATCTTTTGATGGAGCAGTAAAAGATATAAGTCCAGGTAAGTCTCAGCCTTATAGGGGTACTCCCCTGTCTGTTTCTGCTCATCCTGTTACAGGACAGGTTATCCTTAGTACCACAGATTGGATTGTTTATGGTCTGGATTTCTTTGTAATTTCGGAGTCTTCTTGGACCTCTCCTAGAGGTTTTAATAATACAGGATATTATGATATGTCTTCTGCCAATTATAAATGGTGGGAAAAAACCGATGAGTTCTTATATCTCAAGTCTCTTGTTGACAGCAGCGACGTAGATGAGAACATGAGGGCTGCAAGGATAATAGAAAAGCAGATAGAAAAAGGCAATCTTGCCGGCAAGCTTGATTTTTATATCTATTGTATAGATTTGCTTGTTAAAAAGGGTATAGAAGATGCGGATATGTCCAGGCGTTACAGTCAAGTTAGGGCAAAGGCTTATGAGCTTGCAGGTCTTGTTGGTGACAGCAGTATGCTTTATCTCCTTGTATCCGGACTCAAGTACGAGGCTCTGCCTTACACCCTAGAGGGAGTACTTAAAGGCATTGCTTATTATGGATTTGATCCCAATGGGGTCATAAGCACACACATGTCAAGAATGCTCAAGAGACTTCCCAACGATACTATTTTTGCAATATCTGAGGAATTTATTACTGCACTTTCTGTAATATTAAAGTATAATAGAGGTAATACAGCAGAAAAACAGGCTGCGGAAATGGTAGCATACATTTTACATGGACCTTTTCCTGCCGGGATTAGAAAAAAAGCTATTGAGCTTTTACAATAG
- a CDS encoding RNA-binding protein encodes MSFKIYVGNLNYQTTEETLRSTFEQYGEVESVKIITDRDSGYSKGFGFIEMAEQDAGEAAINALNQQELDGRQLRVNKANERGESRGNRGSFRGNRSSSYRY; translated from the coding sequence ATGTCTTTTAAGATTTATGTTGGTAATCTCAATTACCAGACAACAGAAGAAACTCTCCGCAGTACTTTTGAGCAGTATGGAGAGGTTGAGTCAGTAAAAATCATTACTGACAGAGATTCCGGTTATTCCAAGGGTTTTGGATTTATAGAGATGGCAGAGCAGGATGCAGGAGAAGCTGCAATCAATGCTCTCAACCAGCAGGAGCTGGATGGCCGTCAGCTCAGAGTCAACAAGGCTAATGAGCGCGGAGAAAGCAGAGGAAACAGAGGCTCCTTCAGAGGAAATAGATCAAGCTCTTATCGCTATTAA